A section of the Paenibacillus aurantius genome encodes:
- a CDS encoding LysR family transcriptional regulator has product MELRQLHYFIKVARKQHVTQASEELHVAQSAVSRQIHQLEEELGVTLFVQKGRNLQLTPVGKLFLKRVEGIMNDLERAVGEVHEFLDPAMGEIRIGFPHTLGINLLPTVVAEFRKNHPNVKFRLRQGTFNSLVKDVINREIDLSFVSPFPEIHDYVAGELLMEEELLAILPAQHPLAGEEMIRLEQLREDPFVMFSEAYSLRSIVLAACKKAGFIPKIGFEGEETDTIRGLVAAGMGVGLLPEMALLEISPLQPAMVKVSEPRVTRTVGLVRRKDEKLPPVAEGFRQFLLDYFRSR; this is encoded by the coding sequence GTGGAGCTAAGACAATTGCATTACTTCATCAAAGTAGCCCGCAAGCAGCATGTGACCCAGGCTTCGGAGGAGCTCCATGTCGCCCAATCGGCGGTCAGCCGGCAGATACACCAGCTCGAGGAGGAGCTAGGGGTGACGCTATTCGTCCAGAAGGGCCGCAACCTTCAGCTGACCCCCGTAGGAAAGCTGTTTCTTAAGAGGGTGGAAGGCATCATGAATGACTTGGAACGGGCGGTCGGAGAAGTGCACGAGTTTTTGGATCCTGCCATGGGAGAGATCCGGATCGGCTTTCCCCATACGCTCGGCATCAACCTGCTTCCGACCGTCGTGGCGGAATTCCGTAAAAACCATCCGAATGTGAAGTTCCGTCTCCGGCAGGGGACTTTTAACAGCCTGGTTAAGGATGTTATCAACCGGGAGATCGATCTGTCGTTCGTCTCGCCGTTTCCCGAGATCCATGATTACGTGGCCGGTGAGCTCCTGATGGAAGAGGAGCTGCTCGCCATCCTGCCTGCCCAGCACCCGTTGGCGGGGGAGGAGATGATTCGGCTGGAGCAGCTTAGGGAAGACCCGTTTGTTATGTTCAGTGAAGCCTATTCGCTTCGCTCAATCGTTCTAGCAGCCTGCAAGAAGGCCGGTTTTATTCCGAAGATCGGATTCGAAGGGGAAGAAACGGATACGATACGCGGCCTGGTGGCGGCCGGCATGGGGGTTGGCCTGCTGCCCGAGATGGCCCTGCTTGAAATTTCGCCGCTTCAGCCGGCCATGGTGAAAGTTTCGGAGCCCCGGGTAACTCGTACCGTGGGGCTTGTGCGGCGTAAGGACGAGAAGCTTCCGCCTGTAGCGGAAGGCTTCCGCCAGTTTCTCCTTGACTATTTCCGCAGCCGCTGA
- the tpx gene encoding thiol peroxidase: MAQATLKGNPITLVGNQVKVGDQAPDFTVNKNLMETASLKDFEGKVKLISVVPSLDTGVCDAQTRRFNEEASKLGDKVVVLTISNDLPMAQARWCGAAGVDRVVTLSDYKNLSFGQAYGVVIEELRLLMRSIFVIDENNKVQYVEYLSEMTDHPNYEAAIEAVKKLV; this comes from the coding sequence ATGGCTCAAGCAACACTGAAAGGAAATCCGATTACCTTGGTCGGCAATCAGGTGAAAGTGGGCGACCAAGCCCCCGACTTTACTGTGAATAAGAACCTCATGGAAACGGCGTCTCTTAAAGATTTCGAAGGCAAGGTTAAGCTGATCAGCGTCGTTCCTTCCCTGGACACCGGCGTTTGCGATGCCCAAACCCGCCGCTTCAACGAAGAAGCTTCCAAGCTTGGCGACAAAGTCGTGGTTCTGACGATCTCCAACGACCTGCCGATGGCTCAAGCCCGCTGGTGCGGAGCAGCCGGAGTGGACCGTGTGGTTACCCTCTCCGACTACAAAAACCTCAGCTTCGGACAAGCTTACGGCGTCGTCATTGAAGAGCTTCGCCTGCTGATGCGCTCCATTTTCGTTATCGACGAAAACAACAAAGTTCAATACGTGGAATACTTGAGCGAAATGACCGATCATCCGAACTATGAAGCGGCCATTGAAGCGGTTAAGAAGCTAGTGTAA
- a CDS encoding DUF1499 domain-containing protein → MLKRTLIGLLRSHETTGEKAKDPALRTRHYKLSKDKLWEEVTTILKKLSGYKVLHEVKNVGEIVVEKRTMSGRKQDITLTLFGINPLESAVDIYSASRGSLGDLGSNYRTILEIYRHLDKRLAPYKKNN, encoded by the coding sequence TTGCTTAAAAGAACCTTGATTGGCTTGCTTCGCAGCCATGAGACCACAGGAGAGAAAGCCAAGGATCCTGCTTTGAGAACAAGGCACTACAAGCTTTCCAAGGACAAGCTCTGGGAAGAAGTGACCACCATCCTTAAGAAGCTCAGCGGCTACAAGGTGCTGCATGAGGTTAAGAACGTCGGCGAGATTGTCGTGGAGAAACGCACCATGAGCGGACGAAAACAGGACATCACGCTTACCCTGTTCGGAATTAACCCGCTGGAATCCGCTGTTGACATTTACTCCGCATCCCGCGGCTCCCTGGGGGACCTGGGCTCGAACTACCGGACCATACTGGAGATCTACCGGCACCTGGACAAACGTCTGGCCCCCTATAAAAAGAACAACTAA
- a CDS encoding UDP-glucose--hexose-1-phosphate uridylyltransferase, with the protein MESLDIKREIARLVRFAEQRGMIEREDRIPATNALLDLLQVEEPFAGKLPDEQLESPVEILDRILDYAAAQGLMTENTTTRRDLLDARLMGLLMPRQSEVARRFWRTAEEESIEKATDDYYRLSMDSNYIRMDRIRNNLYWRTPTPYGELEITINLSKPEKDPKDIAAERALPQSQYPKCLLCLENVGYAGRLNHPARQNHRVIPLRLDGAPWYLQYSPYVYYNEHSIVFSEAHTPMQISRQSFVRLLDFVRSFPHYFIGSNADLPIVGGSILSHDHFQGGRHRFPMELAPVEAVFTHPGFPAVKAGLVHWPMSVIRLAADDKEPLVELADRLLSGWRAYSDESVGIRSHSEIEGTPVPHNTITPIARRNQDGQYELDLVLRNNRTSEEHPLGIFHPHADLHHVKKENIGLIEVMGLAVLPGRLKEELEAISDYLTGGKSDWEGLQSPEHPLHQHAPWIRTLVERFGTGLEREQARQVLQDEIGGIFLRVLMDAGVYKRNEEGNEAFRRFMTEMGFH; encoded by the coding sequence GTGGAAAGCTTGGACATTAAACGGGAGATTGCCCGTTTGGTTCGTTTTGCGGAGCAGCGCGGCATGATCGAAAGGGAAGACCGCATTCCGGCGACGAATGCCCTTCTTGACCTTCTTCAGGTCGAGGAGCCTTTTGCCGGAAAGCTTCCGGATGAGCAGCTGGAGAGCCCGGTGGAAATTCTGGACCGGATTCTCGATTACGCCGCAGCGCAGGGTCTGATGACCGAGAACACCACGACCCGGCGGGACTTGCTCGACGCCCGCCTGATGGGTCTGCTGATGCCCCGGCAGTCGGAGGTGGCCCGTCGGTTCTGGCGGACCGCGGAAGAGGAATCCATCGAGAAGGCGACGGATGATTATTACCGCCTCTCCATGGACTCCAATTACATCCGCATGGACCGCATCCGTAACAACCTCTATTGGAGAACGCCGACGCCTTACGGGGAGCTCGAGATTACTATCAATCTGTCCAAGCCGGAGAAGGATCCCAAGGACATTGCGGCCGAAAGGGCCCTGCCCCAGAGCCAGTATCCGAAATGCCTTCTCTGCCTGGAGAATGTAGGCTATGCCGGCCGGCTGAACCATCCGGCCCGCCAGAATCACCGGGTCATTCCGCTACGGCTCGACGGGGCGCCTTGGTATCTGCAGTATTCCCCGTATGTGTACTACAACGAGCACAGCATCGTGTTCAGCGAAGCCCATACCCCTATGCAGATCAGCCGGCAGTCGTTTGTCCGCCTGCTGGATTTCGTCCGCTCGTTTCCTCATTATTTCATCGGCTCGAACGCGGATCTGCCGATTGTGGGCGGCTCCATCCTGAGCCATGACCATTTCCAGGGCGGCCGACACCGGTTTCCGATGGAGCTTGCCCCCGTGGAGGCCGTTTTCACTCATCCCGGCTTCCCGGCGGTAAAAGCCGGCCTCGTCCATTGGCCAATGTCGGTTATCCGGCTGGCTGCGGACGACAAGGAACCGCTTGTGGAGCTTGCGGACCGTCTGCTGTCCGGTTGGAGAGCCTACAGCGACGAATCCGTCGGCATCCGCTCCCATTCGGAGATTGAGGGCACGCCGGTGCCCCATAATACGATCACCCCGATTGCGAGACGTAACCAGGACGGGCAGTACGAGCTTGATCTCGTTCTGCGCAATAACCGGACCTCGGAGGAGCATCCGCTTGGTATCTTTCATCCTCATGCGGATCTCCACCATGTAAAGAAAGAGAACATCGGTTTAATCGAGGTCATGGGCCTCGCTGTGCTTCCCGGCAGACTGAAGGAAGAGCTGGAAGCGATCTCCGATTACCTGACCGGCGGCAAGAGCGATTGGGAGGGCTTGCAGAGTCCGGAGCATCCGCTTCACCAGCATGCTCCCTGGATCCGAACCCTTGTCGAGCGCTTTGGAACCGGGCTGGAGCGGGAACAAGCCCGTCAGGTGCTGCAGGATGAGATCGGAGGAATCTTCCTGCGTGTTCTGATGGACGCGGGAGTATACAAACGTAACGAAGAAGGAAACGAGGCTTTCCGCCGTTTTATGACGGAGATGGGCTTTCACTAA
- the galE gene encoding UDP-glucose 4-epimerase GalE, translated as MAVLVTGGAGYIGSHMVAALLDHNEEVVVVDNLQQGHRQAVLGGKLYQGDLRDADFLETVFRENEIDSVIHFAANSLVGESMKLPGKYYHNNVYGTLCLLEKMQEHGVHRIVFSSTAATYGEPERVPIQEDDRTLPTNAYGETKLAMEKMMRWFDTAHGIKYVSLRYFNAAGAHESGRIGEDHSPETHLIPLILQVPLGQREFISIYGDDYATEDGTCIRDYLHVSDLADAHILALKRLREGGESAVYNLGSGQGFSVKQMIDVARRVTGHAIPAKVEARRAGDPAVLIASSEKAKKELGWTPKRDSLEQIIETAWNWHRSHPDGYGDGK; from the coding sequence ATGGCGGTACTGGTAACGGGAGGAGCCGGTTACATCGGTTCCCATATGGTAGCGGCGCTTCTTGATCATAACGAGGAGGTTGTAGTGGTTGACAACCTTCAGCAGGGCCACCGGCAGGCGGTGCTTGGCGGAAAGCTGTATCAAGGAGATTTGCGGGATGCCGATTTTCTCGAAACGGTTTTCCGGGAGAACGAGATCGATTCCGTGATTCACTTCGCAGCCAATTCCCTCGTGGGGGAAAGCATGAAGCTTCCCGGAAAATATTATCACAATAACGTATACGGAACCTTGTGCCTGCTTGAGAAAATGCAGGAGCACGGCGTACACCGGATCGTCTTCTCCTCTACAGCGGCCACCTATGGGGAGCCGGAGCGGGTTCCGATCCAAGAAGACGACCGTACGCTTCCGACGAATGCCTATGGCGAAACGAAGCTGGCCATGGAGAAGATGATGAGATGGTTCGATACGGCACACGGAATCAAGTACGTTTCCCTGCGTTATTTCAACGCAGCGGGAGCTCATGAAAGCGGCCGGATCGGAGAGGATCACTCCCCGGAAACGCACCTTATTCCGCTTATCCTTCAAGTGCCCCTCGGCCAGCGTGAATTCATCTCGATATATGGCGATGATTACGCGACGGAAGACGGAACCTGCATCCGGGATTACCTGCATGTTTCGGACTTGGCCGACGCTCATATTCTGGCCCTTAAGAGACTGAGGGAAGGCGGAGAAAGCGCCGTCTATAACCTCGGCAGCGGGCAGGGTTTCTCGGTTAAGCAGATGATTGATGTAGCGCGCCGGGTGACGGGCCATGCGATTCCGGCTAAGGTGGAAGCCCGCCGCGCGGGAGATCCGGCGGTCCTGATCGCTTCCTCCGAGAAGGCGAAGAAAGAGCTCGGCTGGACGCCGAAACGGGACAGCCTGGAGCAAATCATCGAGACGGCCTGGAACTGGCACCGCAGCCATCCGGACGGATACGGAGACGGGAAGTAG
- a CDS encoding galactokinase yields MADLSVLKNKFVERYGGSEEGIRVFFAPGRVNLIGEHTDYNGGYVFPAALTFGTTMLLRKREDQTIRFASENFPVSGDVHLAQAKNVKEDDWINYPKAVLVHLGKRGYTFGGYDVLYLGEIPNGAGLSSSASIQLVTAFGFMTMENHKIDKVELALVAQESENQFMGVNCGIMDQFTVAMGEKDHAVLLKCNTLEYEQVPFESQGYKIVIGNTNKRRGLVDSEYNARRSQCEQAVGYLKAKFPDLTLLGELTLEQFEANESLIPDETVRKRARHVIEENDRVLRSVEALKKRDLEEFGRLMIASHNSLRDLYEVTCRELDVMVEEALKAEGVLGSRMTGAGFGGCTVSLVHGDHVQGFIEQVGKAYADRTDFQGDFYVGEIGNGVMELTR; encoded by the coding sequence ATGGCCGATTTGTCAGTTCTCAAGAACAAATTTGTGGAGAGGTACGGAGGCTCCGAAGAGGGGATCCGGGTGTTTTTTGCTCCGGGCCGTGTAAATTTGATCGGGGAGCATACGGATTACAACGGAGGCTACGTTTTTCCCGCTGCGCTTACCTTCGGGACGACGATGCTCCTCCGCAAGCGGGAGGATCAAACCATCCGCTTCGCTTCCGAAAATTTCCCTGTATCGGGAGACGTTCACTTGGCGCAAGCCAAAAATGTGAAGGAAGACGATTGGATCAACTACCCGAAGGCCGTGCTGGTGCACCTGGGCAAGAGAGGCTATACCTTTGGAGGCTACGACGTCTTGTATCTGGGAGAAATTCCGAACGGGGCGGGGCTGTCCTCTTCGGCTTCCATCCAGCTCGTCACCGCCTTCGGCTTCATGACGATGGAGAATCACAAGATCGATAAGGTGGAGCTCGCGCTTGTCGCCCAGGAATCCGAGAACCAGTTCATGGGGGTTAACTGCGGCATCATGGACCAGTTTACGGTCGCGATGGGCGAGAAGGACCATGCCGTTCTGCTGAAATGCAACACGCTGGAATACGAGCAGGTCCCCTTTGAGAGCCAGGGGTACAAAATCGTCATCGGCAACACGAACAAGCGCCGCGGACTGGTGGACTCCGAATATAACGCAAGAAGGTCGCAGTGCGAGCAGGCGGTCGGTTACCTCAAAGCGAAGTTCCCGGATTTAACGCTACTGGGCGAGCTTACGCTGGAGCAGTTCGAGGCCAATGAATCCCTTATTCCGGATGAAACGGTCCGCAAGCGGGCGCGTCACGTGATCGAAGAGAACGACCGGGTACTCCGCTCCGTAGAGGCTCTCAAAAAACGGGATCTCGAGGAATTCGGACGGCTGATGATCGCTTCGCATAACTCGCTGCGCGACCTCTATGAGGTGACCTGCAGGGAGCTCGACGTGATGGTGGAGGAGGCTTTAAAGGCCGAGGGCGTGCTGGGCTCCCGGATGACCGGAGCGGGCTTCGGCGGATGTACGGTATCTCTTGTCCATGGCGATCATGTTCAGGGCTTTATCGAGCAAGTCGGCAAGGCTTATGCGGACCGTACCGATTTCCAAGGGGACTTTTATGTCGGAGAGATCGGCAACGGGGTTATGGAGCTTACCCGATAA
- a CDS encoding DeoR/GlpR family DNA-binding transcription regulator, with translation MFAEERLVRIVEIVNRQGKVTVAELSEALDVSPVTVRRDLERLEEEKLLRRTHGGAMAARGLLREAAHEKSFSEKEEAFAAEKERIAAAAAALVQEEEALLLTPGTTNMFLIRKLADKRRLTVVTNASNLPALVPPGNEWEVLLIGGKMRPKSFALVGPLAERSLDEVRVDKLFLGVDGFHMKDGLSTPSLEEASVNRRMISIAQQVIVVADHSKFGKVTFGRIASLDSVHTVITDRLLSKADREALEERGIEVILV, from the coding sequence ATGTTCGCTGAGGAAAGGCTTGTCCGGATTGTAGAAATCGTCAACCGGCAGGGCAAAGTGACGGTAGCGGAGCTTAGCGAAGCGCTTGACGTGTCCCCGGTAACCGTCCGCCGGGATTTGGAACGGCTGGAGGAGGAGAAGCTGCTGCGGCGCACCCATGGCGGAGCGATGGCGGCCCGGGGGCTGCTGAGGGAAGCGGCCCACGAGAAATCCTTTTCCGAGAAAGAAGAGGCCTTTGCGGCGGAAAAGGAACGAATAGCGGCCGCGGCGGCGGCTCTTGTACAGGAAGAGGAAGCGCTTCTGCTGACGCCGGGGACGACCAATATGTTTCTTATCCGCAAGCTGGCGGACAAGCGGCGGCTAACGGTCGTCACCAACGCGTCCAATCTCCCCGCCCTTGTTCCACCGGGAAACGAATGGGAAGTCCTGCTGATCGGAGGGAAAATGAGGCCCAAATCCTTCGCCCTGGTTGGTCCGCTTGCAGAACGGTCTCTGGACGAGGTACGGGTGGACAAGCTCTTTCTCGGGGTGGACGGCTTTCACATGAAAGACGGCCTGTCGACGCCAAGCCTGGAGGAAGCGAGCGTGAACCGGCGGATGATCTCCATCGCCCAGCAGGTCATCGTCGTGGCCGATCACAGCAAGTTCGGCAAAGTGACATTCGGCCGCATCGCCTCGCTGGATTCGGTTCACACGGTTATTACCGACCGGCTTCTATCGAAGGCGGACCGGGAAGCCTTGGAGGAGAGAGGCATCGAAGTGATTCTCGTCTAA
- a CDS encoding ROK family transcriptional regulator, with protein sequence MQKPFAGDHSLLKSINLTSLLDLIRRKAPISRAELAKSTRLTRATVSTLVEELIARHLVVETGTGESSGGRRPTMLEINRNAGYIAGVDLRAKDLLVLAVNLQGEPVLKRTEEYERPQDEEHTRKQLTALIGEIRNELPLSPLGLCGVGVGIHGFVGHPGGEILFVPHFGWKRLAWKEALEKEWRVPVWIDNEANLAALGELESGAAADCSDMLYVSVGAGIGGGLILDRNIFRGSHGYAGEIGHTTIERGGRLCTCGNRGCWEMYASEKALAESLGLRYKPGVTAEVTRRLQEGDAEAREAIRDIGGSLAVGIGNLINTFNPQMVVLGNAIAFYRSWLEEVMASSMRSRFPFRSGEAVEIRYSELGEEACARGAAFMGIREMMKRV encoded by the coding sequence GTGCAAAAGCCTTTCGCAGGGGACCATTCCCTGCTCAAATCCATAAACCTGACGAGCCTGCTGGATCTGATCCGGCGGAAGGCTCCGATCTCGCGGGCGGAGCTCGCCAAGTCCACCCGATTGACACGGGCCACCGTCTCGACTCTGGTCGAGGAGCTGATCGCGCGGCACCTGGTGGTGGAAACCGGAACGGGGGAATCCAGTGGAGGTCGCCGTCCGACCATGCTGGAGATTAACCGGAACGCGGGCTATATCGCCGGGGTGGACCTGCGGGCGAAGGATCTGCTGGTGCTGGCGGTCAACCTGCAGGGGGAACCGGTTCTAAAGCGGACGGAGGAGTATGAACGGCCTCAGGATGAGGAGCATACGCGGAAGCAGCTGACGGCTCTCATCGGGGAAATCCGAAACGAGCTCCCGCTAAGCCCACTCGGCCTATGCGGGGTGGGAGTCGGCATTCACGGCTTCGTCGGGCATCCCGGAGGAGAGATTCTCTTCGTCCCCCACTTCGGATGGAAGCGGCTTGCTTGGAAGGAGGCGCTCGAGAAGGAATGGAGGGTCCCCGTCTGGATCGACAATGAAGCCAATTTGGCCGCCCTGGGTGAGCTCGAAAGCGGGGCGGCAGCCGACTGCTCCGACATGCTTTATGTCAGCGTGGGGGCGGGAATCGGGGGAGGCTTGATCCTCGACCGGAACATTTTCCGCGGGTCGCACGGGTATGCCGGAGAGATCGGCCACACGACGATCGAAAGAGGCGGGCGGCTGTGCACCTGCGGCAACCGGGGCTGTTGGGAAATGTATGCTTCGGAGAAAGCGTTGGCCGAAAGCCTGGGGCTCCGCTACAAGCCTGGGGTGACTGCTGAGGTGACCCGGAGGCTTCAGGAAGGGGATGCGGAGGCGCGGGAGGCCATAAGAGACATCGGGGGCAGCCTGGCCGTGGGCATCGGCAATCTGATTAACACCTTCAACCCCCAGATGGTCGTCCTCGGGAACGCCATCGCCTTCTACCGGAGCTGGCTCGAAGAGGTGATGGCAAGCTCCATGCGGAGCCGGTTTCCCTTCCGGTCGGGGGAAGCGGTGGAAATCCGTTACTCGGAGCTCGGGGAGGAAGCCTGCGCGCGGGGGGCGGCTTTTATGGGGATTCGGGAAATGATGAAAAGGGTGTAA
- the xylB gene encoding xylulokinase — translation MAYFLGIDLGTSAVKCILVDDHGKVKASRSEEYPLLQPHPGWAEQHPEDWWQATSRCIRALLELSGVDGGEVAGVGLSGQMHGSVFLDADRTVVRPALLWCDQRTSRQCEWIERTVGPEKLGELTGNKALTGFTAPKAVWLREEEPENYRRTAHLLLPKDYVRLQLTGAFGMDMADASGTLLLDVAGRRWSREVVEKLGLPMEWLPPLYESNEVAGQLTGEAAARTGLREGTPVVAGGGDQACGAVGVGVVKPGIASVALGTSGVVFVHDETYEPDPERRLHAFCHGVPGKWHRMGVMLAAGGSLQWWKNHFAYEELQLAARDNRDVYEYLTELAAEAPIGSEGLVFLPYLTGERTPHPDPEARGGFIGLNLRHTKAHLTRAVMEGITFGLRDSLELMKESSVEITELRVNGGGARSRFWRQMIADVFGYPVVTVNSTDGPAYGAAVMAASGVLKRDVSELCEEWIQVVDRVEPNPDHQARYEPYYAVYRSLYPILKDSFHRLTGLARQA, via the coding sequence ATGGCCTATTTTCTTGGTATCGATTTGGGAACGTCGGCGGTCAAATGCATTCTCGTCGATGATCATGGAAAGGTAAAAGCAAGCCGCAGCGAGGAGTATCCTCTATTGCAGCCGCATCCCGGCTGGGCGGAGCAGCATCCGGAGGACTGGTGGCAGGCCACGTCCCGCTGCATCCGCGCTCTGCTGGAGCTTAGCGGGGTGGACGGCGGCGAAGTCGCCGGAGTGGGCCTCTCGGGCCAGATGCACGGCTCCGTCTTTCTCGATGCGGATCGGACTGTTGTCCGCCCCGCTCTCTTGTGGTGCGACCAGCGCACCTCCCGGCAGTGCGAGTGGATCGAACGGACCGTCGGTCCGGAGAAGCTCGGCGAGCTGACCGGAAACAAGGCGCTGACGGGCTTCACGGCGCCCAAGGCGGTCTGGCTCCGCGAGGAAGAGCCGGAGAACTACCGCCGCACCGCCCATCTCCTGCTGCCCAAAGACTACGTCCGCCTGCAGCTGACGGGAGCGTTCGGCATGGACATGGCCGACGCGAGCGGAACGCTGCTTCTGGACGTAGCCGGACGCCGTTGGTCTCGGGAAGTGGTGGAGAAGCTCGGCCTTCCGATGGAATGGCTTCCCCCCCTATACGAGAGCAACGAAGTCGCCGGGCAGCTGACGGGCGAAGCGGCGGCCCGCACCGGCCTCCGCGAGGGCACGCCGGTGGTCGCCGGCGGCGGCGACCAGGCGTGCGGCGCCGTCGGCGTCGGCGTCGTGAAGCCGGGCATTGCGAGCGTCGCGCTCGGCACGTCGGGTGTCGTGTTCGTTCACGACGAGACGTACGAGCCCGACCCGGAGCGCCGGCTGCACGCCTTCTGCCACGGCGTGCCGGGCAAGTGGCACCGCATGGGCGTCATGCTGGCCGCGGGCGGTTCCCTGCAGTGGTGGAAGAACCACTTCGCCTATGAGGAGCTGCAGCTGGCGGCACGGGACAACCGCGATGTCTACGAATACTTGACGGAGCTGGCGGCGGAAGCCCCGATAGGCAGCGAAGGGCTGGTCTTCCTCCCCTACCTGACGGGCGAACGCACGCCGCATCCCGATCCCGAGGCACGCGGCGGTTTCATCGGGCTGAATCTGCGCCACACGAAAGCTCACTTAACCCGGGCCGTTATGGAGGGAATCACCTTCGGGCTCCGGGATTCCCTGGAGCTCATGAAGGAATCCTCCGTGGAAATCACCGAGCTTAGGGTTAACGGCGGCGGAGCCCGCAGCCGGTTCTGGCGCCAGATGATCGCCGATGTTTTCGGCTACCCCGTCGTGACGGTTAACTCCACCGACGGACCCGCTTACGGAGCGGCCGTTATGGCGGCTTCCGGCGTTCTTAAGCGGGACGTCTCCGAGCTGTGCGAGGAGTGGATCCAGGTCGTCGACCGGGTGGAGCCGAACCCGGACCACCAGGCGCGCTATGAGCCGTACTACGCCGTCTACCGCAGCCTGTACCCTATCCTGAAGGACAGCTTCCACCGGCTGACCGGACTGGCGAGGCAGGCTTAA
- the fsa gene encoding fructose-6-phosphate aldolase, translating into MRIFIDSANVEEVRQAFELGVISGITTNPSLIAKEGRDFVGTIREMIAIVGDLPLSAEVVSLQAEEMVEQGKKLAALGEGIVVKIPMTEEGLKATNRLAKEGIKTNVTLIFSSPQAILAARAGATYVSPFIGRLDDINQIGMNLIQEVSQIFQVHELPTQIISASIRHTAHVIEAASLGAHIATLPFKVIQQMVRHPLTDAGIKKFMDDWDKAGSNLGSI; encoded by the coding sequence ATGCGGATCTTTATTGACAGCGCCAATGTGGAAGAAGTCCGGCAAGCCTTCGAGCTTGGGGTCATATCCGGGATTACCACCAATCCCTCGCTCATTGCAAAGGAAGGCAGAGATTTCGTAGGAACCATTCGGGAAATGATAGCCATTGTCGGGGATTTGCCCTTAAGCGCAGAAGTGGTGAGCCTTCAAGCGGAGGAAATGGTGGAGCAGGGCAAGAAGCTCGCGGCTCTCGGAGAGGGAATCGTGGTCAAGATTCCGATGACGGAGGAAGGCCTGAAAGCGACGAACCGCTTGGCCAAGGAAGGAATCAAGACCAACGTGACGCTTATCTTCTCGTCTCCCCAAGCCATTCTGGCGGCACGGGCGGGAGCGACGTATGTGTCTCCTTTCATCGGGCGGCTGGACGATATCAACCAGATCGGGATGAACCTGATTCAGGAAGTGAGCCAGATTTTCCAAGTCCACGAGCTGCCGACCCAGATCATTTCGGCCAGCATCCGGCATACGGCCCACGTGATCGAGGCGGCTTCCCTCGGGGCGCATATCGCCACGCTGCCCTTCAAGGTCATCCAGCAGATGGTCCGTCACCCGTTAACGGATGCGGGCATCAAGAAGTTCATGGACGATTGGGACAAGGCCGGCTCCAATCTGGGCTCCATCTAG
- a CDS encoding YesL family protein, which translates to MEFRGIMGGFYRISEWIMRLSVINVLWVVCSLPFFFLLASALLNPEITASTDLVLQSLILIAIVAPFTLVPASAAMFTVARKWTTGEEDAPLFKTFFKGYKENYLQSMLGGLVYLAIGGILVVNYRFYGTQGGTLGLVSILFIVLFVLLIASFFNFLSITVHFHMKFFQIIKNSLLITIGNPVNSLFILLSNGLILYFSTRFTFLIPFFMGSLMAVVSFWYFHRSFVRMQEKMEKMELAKAEAEAQKGEDSSQPEGLEERSLTDRYPDAPDREESGPQGDKKA; encoded by the coding sequence TTGGAATTTCGCGGCATCATGGGTGGGTTTTACCGGATTTCCGAATGGATCATGAGATTATCGGTTATCAACGTACTTTGGGTGGTGTGCTCGCTTCCCTTCTTCTTCCTGCTGGCCTCGGCCCTGCTGAATCCGGAAATCACGGCCAGCACGGACCTGGTTCTGCAGTCTCTTATTCTCATCGCCATTGTGGCTCCTTTTACGCTGGTGCCGGCATCGGCCGCCATGTTCACGGTAGCCCGCAAATGGACGACGGGAGAAGAGGACGCGCCCCTGTTCAAAACTTTCTTCAAGGGCTATAAGGAAAACTACCTGCAGAGTATGCTGGGCGGTCTGGTATACCTGGCGATCGGCGGGATCCTCGTCGTCAATTACCGCTTCTACGGCACCCAGGGAGGCACGCTCGGGCTTGTATCGATATTGTTTATCGTGCTGTTCGTGCTCTTGATCGCCTCGTTCTTCAATTTCCTGTCGATCACGGTGCATTTTCATATGAAATTTTTCCAGATCATCAAGAACAGCCTGCTCATTACGATCGGCAACCCTGTTAACTCGCTCTTTATCCTGTTGTCGAACGGGCTGATCCTATACTTCAGCACCCGGTTCACGTTCCTCATTCCCTTCTTCATGGGTAGCCTCATGGCCGTGGTCTCGTTCTGGTACTTCCACCGCAGCTTCGTCCGCATGCAGGAGAAGATGGAGAAGATGGAGCTGGCCAAAGCGGAAGCGGAGGCCCAGAAGGGGGAAGACAGCAGCCAGCCGGAAGGGCTGGAGGAACGCTCCTTGACCGATCGTTATCCCGATGCCCCTGACAGGGAAGAAAGCGGTCCGCAAGGCGACAAGAAAGCCTAA